The genomic stretch CGGGCATGGGGCTGATCATCCAAGGACCCGACAGCACCCGGCTCATTCTCGCTTTCGTGGACCACCACGAGAACAACGAAAAGTGTCCAGAGCTGGTGCTCGTCTCCGACGAGGGCGTACCCGGCTGCTCCTTCCGCGAGCTGACCAAGTTCACGCTGCTACTCACAGGAGAGACCCTGACCGACGCGGTCCGAGCCACGCAGCAGTACTACGACCAGGCGGCCATCGCCATCGGCCAGGCCCCGGCCCCGACTGACGAGACCCTCTACGCCGAGCACGCGGACCTTCTGTCCCGCTTCATCCGTCCGTTGACGGCAGTCTGCGCCCCAGAAGCACCCGTGGCGGAGGCAGGCGTGCTGGTCGGCCGGAAGCCGGAGGCACCCTGGCCGCCCGAACCGGGACTGCTCGACGAAATGCAACTGTGGCTGCTCGGAAACCGCACCACGGCGTAGCCGCCCCGCGTTCGTGTATCAGCACGGCGGGGAGGGAACATCGTCCTCCGCTATGGCACGTATGAACGACGTCCAGGAACTGGCGCGGAATGTGATCACCGTGCTCCCAGGGCGCTTCGAGTCACGAACGGGGGCCTGTCCTAGCGGGGGGGGGTGAGCAATTCGAGGCAGGTGTTCTCCTGGCCGCTGTAGCTGCTCTTGCACCACGTCCGGATCACGAGGTCGGTCAACGCTGAGATTCCTTTGCGGTGTGGGCCTCTTGGAGCGCCTGTCGGCAGGAGGCGGTGTCAGGGTGGTCGTCGCCGAGCACGCGGTGGCAGGCTTCCAGGTTCGCCTCGGCCAGGGCCACGGCGGCGTCGAGGTCGCCGGCACCGAGGCGGATGCGGATCAGGACGTTCCGCAGGCCCAGAGTGTGCGGGTGCTCGGCGCCGAGGATACGTTCGCGTACCTCCAGGACCGAGAGAGCTTCCTGCGCTGCGAGCTCCCACTGTTGCTGAGAGCGCAGGATGTTGGCAAGCAATGCCCTGGTCGTGAGGGTCCGCGGATGCTCCGCACCCAGGAGGCGGCCTCGAACGGCAAGGATGCGTTCGACCAACGCCCGGGCTTCGTCTATCTGGCCGCTCTTGAACAGTATCCAAGCCAGGGTGTGGCAGGCGGTCAGGGTGACGGGGTCCTCGTCGCCCAGAGCCCGCGCGGCGCGTTCGGCGTTGGGCCGGGCGATGCCGACCGCCTCTTGCCAGCGTTGCTGCTCGCCGACGGCCTCAGCGAGGCAGGCCGTGCTGACGATGGTGTCCGGGGCTTCGAGGCCCAGGGCACTGCTGCGGCCGTCGACTGCGCGCCGCATGTGGTGCTCATCCTGGCTCCAGGCGCCCAGCCCATAGAAGACGAGGGCGAGTTCGTGGGCGCAAGCGAGCGTTGCCAAGTGGTCGGGGCCCATCTCCGCCTCGTGGGCGACCAGGACCTCCTCAAGGAGGTCCTTGGCCTGCTCATAGCGGCCCAAGGCGCTCAGTATGCGACCGAGTTCGTAGCGATCTGCCAGGCTCTCCGCCGTGTCAGGAGCGTCGAGGGAGCCGTCGGCGTCCACGACGGCCTTCGCCACGGCATGAGCGGTGGCGAAGTCGCCGCGGTCGTAACTCTGGGCACGCAGGTAGCGTGCAAGGGCCAGTGCACGGTGGGCGATGGCCGAGCGGGCTCGGACAACACGTTCCAGAAGGGCCACCACATGTGGGGTGAACAACCGCAGGCTCTGGGCGTCGATCAGCAGCCCTTCGCCGGCTTCCCTGGTGAGCAGGTCCTCCAGCAGAGTGGCTGCCGCGGCAAGAATGATCTCGCGCTGGTCCAGGGGGATGCGCGCGGCGACGGTGTCCAGTAGCAGGGCATGGGTCTGCACACAAGGAACACCCGGGCGGCCTACGTCTCCGGGCACGTCGTCGACGGACACCATGGAGTGCGACATCAGGCCCCGCAGGGCGGCCTCCGCGCGCTGGCCGGGTAGCGGTGGTTCGGCCCGGTCGAGGCCGGTATGCCGCAGCCTATCGGGGTGGAGAACACCGGTCGGCAGTGGATCGGACGCGAAGCAGGACAACAGCCGGATCAGGGTGATCGCCTCGGGAAGACCACGATCGGCGAGGGCGTCGAGGGAGATCTGCCACGTACTGCTGATCAGCCGACGAAGGTCACGCTCATCAGGATCGGCGGCCTCGTCCAGCGTAGCGTTCGGATCATTGCGGAGACGCTCAAGGAATTCGTCCACAGTCACCGGATCCAGGAATCGGCGGCCCAGGTAGGAACCGGCGAGGACCAACGCCAGAGGATGGCACCCCAAGGCGCGGGCCAGCTCTTCCAGCTCGGCCGTGTCGGAGGGGACTTCGAGATCGATCAGGACATCCACGGCGTCGTCCAGGCCGAGAACGTCCAGATGATGGCGTTCCGCGCGCCGCCACGCTGCCGCCGTGCCGAAGCGGGTGGTGACGAGGATGGTGCCACGGCGTGTGGGTCGCAACCACACCTCGTCGCCCAGCACCGAGGGATCATCCGCGTTGTCGAGTACGAGCAGCCAAGGCTGGGACGAGCGTTCCAACTGGTACCAGGCCAGATCGGCGGCGGCCCGGCGACGGTCGCGCGCAGCATCGACCTCATCCTGCGAGGCGCCCCGGTCCTGGGCAACGGCGAGCATGCCCTCCCGGAAGGTCGGCGCAGTCGACGCGTTCACCCACAACCCGATGACTCCGTGCTGACCCACCGCCTCGTCGAAGACCACGCGTACGATGGCCGTCTTCCCACAGCCCCCCATGCCGTGCACCACTACGGGACTGTCCGAGGCGTCAGGGTGACACGCGGCGCGCAGCAAAAGGCGACGCAGATCGTGCCGGTCGTGGATCGGTGTCAGGGATGCCGCAGCCAAGGGGACCCGCACCGAGTCCGGGCCCACATGCTCTCGCCGAGCCGCCGCTCCGCCCGGCGAGTACTGGGCGGTGTAGCTCCCGATCTCGATGTTGACCTGGTCCCGGTCGGCGTTGAACAGCCGACCGTGATCGGCAACCGACACGCGAGGTCCCACAGCCCCCGCGTCGCCGCGCCCAGGGTGGCTCATCGCTCGTGGATGTGCTGGTCGCGGCCCGCGTTGTAGACGCGCCCGTTGCCGGACACGTGCGTGTGGAAGACGGGAGCCGGCACGGTGGGTTGCTGATCGCGGGGCAGCGAGCCGCGTACTTCGTCGAGGACGTGCTGCAACTGTTCGGCCACGGCCGGATCCTGCTCCAGGATTCGGCGCAGCCGACGGTCCCAGTCACGTACCAGATCCGCCTCGTCCTGCTCATTCTGGTCCTGGCGGGCCGCGAGAACCTCTTCGCGGGTCTCGTCCAGAGCCAGGGTGATCTCCTCGGCTTGGATAGGCCGGAAGCGGCGCCACAGCATCACGACACCGTCACGTGCCTGCTGCCAAGCATCCGTGGCCATCAACGCCACCAGCGTGGCACCGGCCGTCTCGACAACATCCACGCGCGCCCCCTGCCAGAGCAGACTCACCCAGCTCCTTCCGGGTGATAGTAGACGGGGCGGCCACCACGGCCCTCAACATTCCTGCCACCAGTGCGGCCAGCGCACGAATCTTGGCCGAAACGCACTGGGTGCCACCGCTCAGCTCAGCCCCGAACTCGTCGGTCAGAGCTCGTGCCTAGTCGGCAGCGCGCCTCGGCCTGGGATCTGGGGCCATCACGTTCATCTGTCGAGTGATCAACCTATGTGCCTGGCTGTGGGACGAGCCGAATCTCGTTCCCGTCGTGGCCGACCAGCCTATCCTGCCGGCCGCTGAACTCGGGCTAGCTCACCGAAGGCGAGGGTTTATCGCCACGAGGCGAGCTCGGAACCCTGGATCAGGCTGATTGGCCTCGAACTCGCCGCTTTCCGGGTCGATATAACCCCATTCGCCCTTCCGGCCAGCACCGCAGACCATCAGGGTCAACGTCCGCCCCGGCTCAGCGATTGCGGTGACCTCATGGAAGGTCGTGAGGGGCAAGTGGTTCTGCCCGCCTGCTTGGTGAACCTGGGTCGTGCTGGTGACCTGGCCGTCCACCACTTCATACCGCTGCTCGGTATATCCGCCGAGCAGGATGAACGCGGTGAACTCCCACGGATGGTTGTGCGGCTTCGGCGCCGCACCGTCGCGAAGGTCCGGACCGAGCCAAAGATTGATCTTGGCGGTGCATTCTGCCTCACGCCGCAGAAGAAGCTCGGCCTTGTATCCGACCCCGTCCAGGTCAGGGATCAGCGTCCAGTTGCTTTCGGACGTAAACCTGTCCCAGGTCAGGTGCTCGTCCGGAAGATGCTCTGCCAGACCTGTGACGGCGGCGTTGAACATCTCCTCGTCCACCGCCAGGCCGGGAATGATCTGTACGGACTTCATGGTTCGCTCCCTTTCGGCCGCCACAGCGGCTGTGCTCGACGAATAGGTCAGCGGGCGGTCTGGTGAAGACCACCAATGGTTCAAGTAGGAGCTGCGGGCAGGCAGCTCTTGACGCCGATGACCTGGTTCATGTGGTGAACTCCTTCACGGCTGGCGGGTTTGCAGCGTCCTCGACCAGTGCTGGGCAGTCTGCAGGCGCGGCCAGTGGGATCCGCCAAGCGGCACGTCGAGGATCCGCTCGAACATGATCTCGCGCCGGTCGTGCCACTGGGAGACCAAACTGATCTGTTCCACGCGCATCGTGACGGGGCGGGGTCCGTGGTCGCTCAGCCATACCTTCATCGGAAGCCGCTCGACATCCCCCACACCGTAGGCCAGGCTGGCGTGAGGGTAGTGGGCTGCGGGCAGGGCCTCGTAGCGGCCACCAGTCGCTTTCGCGGTGGCAGCGACGGTCAGCTCCCACAACGGGCGCGATGCCGCCCCTGGCCGCCCCGCACACTCGATGGCGACACTGCCCACAGTGGCCCGACCCAAAGTGAGCTCCAACGGCGCGATCCAGGCGCAACCCGCCCGCACCTCATCGACCATGTCAGCGATCTCCCGCTCGGACATCTCCTCCACGGGAGGCCCGTGCAAGACGGTGACGTGAAAGTTCTCCGGTCGCACAGGGGCG from Streptomyces roseochromogenus subsp. oscitans DS 12.976 encodes the following:
- a CDS encoding DUF397 domain-containing protein; translation: MVQEQLQRPGEHLPRIAHPPPLGQAPVRDSKRPGSTVITFRASSWTSFIRAIAEDDVPSPPC
- a CDS encoding tetratricopeptide repeat protein produces the protein MSHPGRGDAGAVGPRVSVADHGRLFNADRDQVNIEIGSYTAQYSPGGAAARREHVGPDSVRVPLAAASLTPIHDRHDLRRLLLRAACHPDASDSPVVVHGMGGCGKTAIVRVVFDEAVGQHGVIGLWVNASTAPTFREGMLAVAQDRGASQDEVDAARDRRRAAADLAWYQLERSSQPWLLVLDNADDPSVLGDEVWLRPTRRGTILVTTRFGTAAAWRRAERHHLDVLGLDDAVDVLIDLEVPSDTAELEELARALGCHPLALVLAGSYLGRRFLDPVTVDEFLERLRNDPNATLDEAADPDERDLRRLISSTWQISLDALADRGLPEAITLIRLLSCFASDPLPTGVLHPDRLRHTGLDRAEPPLPGQRAEAALRGLMSHSMVSVDDVPGDVGRPGVPCVQTHALLLDTVAARIPLDQREIILAAAATLLEDLLTREAGEGLLIDAQSLRLFTPHVVALLERVVRARSAIAHRALALARYLRAQSYDRGDFATAHAVAKAVVDADGSLDAPDTAESLADRYELGRILSALGRYEQAKDLLEEVLVAHEAEMGPDHLATLACAHELALVFYGLGAWSQDEHHMRRAVDGRSSALGLEAPDTIVSTACLAEAVGEQQRWQEAVGIARPNAERAARALGDEDPVTLTACHTLAWILFKSGQIDEARALVERILAVRGRLLGAEHPRTLTTRALLANILRSQQQWELAAQEALSVLEVRERILGAEHPHTLGLRNVLIRIRLGAGDLDAAVALAEANLEACHRVLGDDHPDTASCRQALQEAHTAKESQR
- a CDS encoding 2'-5' RNA ligase family protein — translated: MRDFFSTVIHRWPEGRRDYHWHLLASPEWAEETLFEPYRELTHRPGLAPVRPENFHVTVLHGPPVEEMSEREIADMVDEVRAGCAWIAPLELTLGRATVGSVAIECAGRPGAASRPLWELTVAATAKATGGRYEALPAAHYPHASLAYGVGDVERLPMKVWLSDHGPRPVTMRVEQISLVSQWHDRREIMFERILDVPLGGSHWPRLQTAQHWSRTLQTRQP